From a region of the Euwallacea similis isolate ESF13 chromosome 3, ESF131.1, whole genome shotgun sequence genome:
- the LOC136420200 gene encoding carbonyl reductase [NADPH] 1-like — translation MSLKKLAIVTGSNKGIGFAIVKGLCERFQGDVYLTARNVTKGQEAVDKLKALGYNPLFHQLDITDETSINKFRDHIKNRHGGIDILINNAGVSTTTSLPINEVAVQDVGVNYFGTLKVCEALFPLLKQNARVVNVSSSAGHLDRVPSADLSTKLKNPNLTIENLSLLMKNYVKSVKEGKHIENGWGTSAYSISKVGLSALTIVQQRIFDQELPNRNIAINHVHPGWVNTDMNKTGKSTIDEGARSSLFAALDDTALKGKYIWWDCRVVEWDRPLPQ, via the exons atgtctttaaaaaaactagCTATT GTAACAGGTAGTAACAAAGGCATAGGTTTTGCCATAGTCAAAGGCCTCTGTGAGAGATTCCAAGGAGACGTGTATTTAACCGCTAGAAACGTAACTAAAGGCCAAGAAGCAGTAGATAAACTTAAAGCCTTGGGCTACAACCCCCTGTTCCATCAGCTAGACATCACAGATGAAACTAGCATTAACAAATTTAGAGACCACATTAAGAACCGACATGGAGGCATTGATATTCTCATAAACAATGCTGGAGTTTCTACAACA ACATCTCTACCTATAAATGAAGTGGCTGTACAAGATGTGGGAGTGAACTATTTTGGCACTTTGAAAGTGTGCGAGGCattatttccattattaaaGCAGAATGCCAGAGTGGTGAATGTTTCCAGCTCTGCAGGTCACTTGGACAGAGTTCCTTCTGCAGATCTGAGCACCAAGTTAAAGAACCCTAATTTgactattgaaaatttgagtttgttaatgaaaaactatgtcaa ATCTGTAAAAGAAGGTAAACACATTGAAAATGGTTGGGGCACTAGTGCCTATTCAATATCAAAGGTGGGACTAAGTGCCCTAACCATTGTCCAACAAAGAATATTTGACCAAGAATTGCCCAATCGTAACATTGCAATTAACCATGTGCATCCAGGATGGGTCAACACAGACATGAACAAGACAGGGAAGTCTACAATAGATGAAGGGGCTCGGTCGTCTCTGTTTGCGGCTTTAGATGATACAGCTTTAAAGGGGAAATATATTTGGTGGGATTGCCGAGTTGTTGAATGGGACAGACCTTTGCCTCagtaa
- the grsm gene encoding probable aminopeptidase NPEPL1 yields MFHSSIFLKRRNNLLYSLATRGYKGCRTKKMANLVFKSGLTKSDPESTPVLIIGQVKHLTQLHFNDIKPKLEPRVSEETFKLAVSSLHPSPTDTRSLWLNLATVAALPVKCSRHNTPSRAHSITKIVQSSVYGDVDESIVIVCEQPQIYASACAVARAFPLYSRKSGAQVSDSDKATVTVEFVIVNKEIAGENLAPQLSNDDLKCIENAATGVRLAAKIVDAPCNDMTVDDFLTQVKDIGKVLKITPTIIRDEELEKRGFGGIYGVGKAAKVPPALAVLSHTPEGATQTIAWVGKGIVYDTGGLSLKGKTAMPGMKRDCGGAAGVLGAFYAAVQSGFKENLHAVFCLAENGVGPNATRPDDIHTLYSGRTVEINNTDAEGRLVLSDGVVYANKDLKANIILDMATLTGAQGIATGKYHSAFLTNNGDWEHTVLEAGLSSGDLAFPLPFCPELHFSEFTSAVADMKNSVSDRNNAQASCAGLFIASHLGFDYPGTWIHVDMAYPVHSGERATGYGVSLLTTLFGSYSKQNLLRSIAPQVPVAGVENCAKKARKN; encoded by the exons atgtttcattcttcaattttccttaaacGAAGAAATAATCTTCTTTACTCGTTAGCAACTAGGGGCTATAAGGGCTGTAG aacaaaaaaaatggccAACTTGGTTTTCAAATCAGGTCTCACGAAATCAGACCCAGAATCAACACCTGTACTAATAATAGGCCAAGTTAAGCACCTGACTCAACTGCATTTTAATGATATTAAGCCTAAACTAGAACCCCGTGTCAGCGAAGAAACCTTTAAATTGGCTGTGTCCAGCTTACACCCTTCTCCAACTGATACTAGATCTCTTTGGCTGAATTTGGCCACAGTAGCTGCTTTGCCAGTTAAATGTAGCAGGCACAATACTCCTTCCAGAGCTCATTCGATCACCAAGATTGTGCAAAGCTCTGTTTATGGGGACGTTGATGAGAGTATTGTG ATTGTTTGTGAGCAACCCCAAATTTATGCTAGTGCCTGTGCAGTGGCAAGGGCATTTCCCTTATATTCAAGAAAATCAGGGGCTCAGGTCAGTGACTCGGATAAAGCAACTGTTACAGTTGAATTTGTAATTGTTAATAAAGAGATTGCTGGGGAGAATCTCGCTCCACAGCTAAGCAATGATGACTTGAAGTGTATTGAAAATGCGGCTACTGGAGTCAGATTGGCTGCAAAAATTGTAGATGCCCCTTGCAATGATATGACCgttgatgattttttaact CAAGTAAAGGATATAGGTAAGGTTCTTAAGATAACTCCGACGATAATTCGCGATGAGGAGCTAGAAAAAAGGGGGTTTGGGGGTATTTATGGAGTGGGTAAGGCTGCCAAGGTGCCTCCAGCTTTGGCAGTGCTCAGTCATACTCCTGAAGGGGCCACACAGACTATTGCCTGGGTGGGCAAGGGTATTGTTTATGACACTGGCGGCCTTAGTCTTAAAGGAAAG accGCAATGCCAGGCATGAAACGTGATTGCGGGGGAGCTGCCGGAGTTTTAGGAGCATTTTACGCCGCTGTTCAGTCGGGTTTCAAGGAGAACCTTCACGCTGTGTTCTGTTTGGCTGAGAATGGAGTTGGTCCCAATGCCACCAG ACCCGACGATATTCACACTTTATACTCGGGCCGAACTGTTGAAATCAACAACACCGACGCTGAAGGTCGACTCGTTTTGTCGGACGGTGTGGTTTATGCCAACAAAGACCTCAAAGCCAACATTATTTTAGACATGGCGACATTAACTGGGGCTCAA GGAATAGCTACTGGAAAATATCATAGTGCTTTCCTTACTAATAACGGTGACTGGGAGCACACAGTCTTAGAAGCAGGTTTATCTTCCGGAGACCTGGCCTTTCCTTTGCCATTTTGCCCAGAATTGCACTTTTCCGAGTTTACCTCTGCAGTTGCAGACATGAAAAATTCTGTATCTGATAGAAATAACGCACAAGCCAGCTGCGCCGGGCTTTTCATAGCTTCCCATTTAGGCTTCGATTATCCAGGCACGTGGATCCATGTGGACATGGCCTATCCAGTTCATAGT GGAGAGAGAGCCACAGGGTATGGAGTATCATTGTTGACAACATTGTTTGGCAGCTACAGTAAGCAAAACTTGTTAAGGTCTATCGCTCCACAGGTACCGGTGGCAGGCGTGGAAAATTGTGCCAAGAAAGCCAGGAAGAATTAg